Proteins encoded by one window of Streptomyces sp. NBC_01571:
- a CDS encoding PucR family transcriptional regulator ligand-binding domain-containing protein: MRLRALLDTDALGLRLLGGEGELDRTVRGVMTTDLTDPSRYLSGGELVLTGLAWRHGAADSEPFVRILAGAGVAALAAGEAELGDVPEDLVLACARHRMPLFAVNESVAFATITEHVVRQVSGERAGDLAAVVDRHRRMMTSGPAGGGPDVVLDLLGSDLDLRAWVLSPTGRPVAGSKLAGAALPADVCARLAAEHLAAVRTGRRGPHRVVVDTTAYSLFAVRSSGRSTGAGRDVRETVLSDWLLVVEADAGDWPAERLDLLQGVTQLIAVERDRRDAARTVRRRLAQEVLELVQSGAAPAEIAARLRVAAPVLLPGLGAAPHWQVVVARVEWDGGEMDGGPVAQSLLEEMLVDPLTAGPEHADRIAVAHTDGEAIALVPLPAVSSEHDGSETGLIADALLAAVRDPLTAGLNDDGRLTLGVSAAVHSAEGLRGALEEARHARRVAAARPGRVCAAGHQELASHVLLLPFVPDDVRRAFTARLLDPLRDYDRRHRAELIPTLEAFLDCDGSWTRCAARLHLHVNTLRYRVGRIEQLTSRDLSRLEDKLDFFLALRMS, translated from the coding sequence ATGCGGCTGCGCGCACTGCTGGACACCGACGCGCTGGGCCTGCGGCTGCTCGGCGGCGAGGGCGAGCTCGACCGCACCGTACGCGGTGTGATGACCACCGACCTCACGGACCCCAGCCGCTATCTCTCCGGCGGCGAACTGGTCCTCACCGGTCTCGCCTGGCGGCACGGCGCCGCGGACTCCGAGCCCTTCGTACGCATCCTCGCGGGCGCCGGGGTCGCGGCCCTCGCCGCGGGCGAGGCGGAACTCGGTGACGTCCCCGAGGACCTGGTCCTGGCCTGCGCCCGGCACCGGATGCCCCTGTTCGCCGTGAACGAGTCGGTGGCCTTCGCGACGATCACCGAACACGTCGTACGGCAGGTCTCGGGCGAGCGCGCCGGGGACCTGGCGGCCGTGGTGGACCGGCACCGGCGGATGATGACGTCCGGGCCGGCGGGCGGCGGCCCGGACGTGGTCCTCGACCTGCTCGGCTCCGACCTGGACCTGCGGGCCTGGGTGCTCTCGCCCACCGGGCGCCCCGTCGCGGGCTCGAAGCTCGCGGGGGCCGCGCTGCCCGCCGACGTGTGCGCCCGGCTGGCCGCCGAGCACCTCGCGGCCGTGCGCACCGGACGGCGCGGGCCGCACCGGGTCGTGGTGGACACGACGGCGTACTCCCTCTTCGCGGTCCGGTCGTCCGGGCGTTCCACGGGCGCGGGGCGCGACGTGCGCGAGACGGTGCTCTCCGACTGGCTGCTCGTGGTCGAGGCGGACGCCGGGGACTGGCCCGCGGAACGGCTCGACCTGCTCCAGGGCGTCACCCAGCTGATCGCCGTCGAACGGGACCGCCGGGACGCGGCACGCACGGTGCGGCGGCGCCTCGCGCAGGAGGTCCTCGAACTGGTGCAGTCGGGGGCCGCGCCCGCCGAGATCGCGGCCCGGCTGCGGGTCGCCGCCCCGGTGCTGCTGCCCGGACTCGGGGCGGCCCCGCACTGGCAGGTGGTGGTGGCCCGCGTCGAGTGGGACGGCGGCGAGATGGACGGCGGGCCGGTCGCGCAGTCGCTCCTGGAGGAGATGCTCGTCGACCCGCTGACGGCCGGCCCCGAGCACGCGGACCGCATCGCCGTCGCCCACACGGACGGCGAGGCGATCGCGCTCGTCCCCCTTCCGGCGGTCTCCTCGGAGCACGACGGCTCGGAGACCGGGCTGATCGCGGACGCGCTCCTGGCCGCCGTCCGCGATCCGCTGACGGCGGGCCTGAACGACGACGGACGGCTCACCCTCGGCGTCAGCGCGGCGGTGCACTCGGCCGAGGGACTGCGCGGCGCCCTGGAGGAGGCCCGGCACGCGCGCCGCGTCGCCGCCGCACGCCCCGGCCGGGTCTGCGCGGCCGGACACCAGGAACTGGCCTCCCACGTCCTGCTGCTGCCCTTCGTGCCGGACGACGTGCGCCGGGCCTTCACCGCGCGGCTGCTGGACCCGCTGCGCGACTACGACCGCCGCCACCGCGCCGAACTGATCCCCACCCTGGAGGCCTTCCTCGACTGCGACGGCTCCTGGACGCGCTGCGCCGCCCGTCTCCACCTGCACGTCAACACACTGCGCTACCGGGTGGGGCGTATCGAGCAGTTGACGAGCCGGGACCTTTCCCGCCTGGAGGACAAGCTCGACTTCTTCCTGGCCCTGCGCATGAGTTGA
- a CDS encoding xanthine dehydrogenase family protein subunit M yields MDFLRPAGWEEALAAKAEHPTAVPIAGGTDVMVEINFDHRRPEYLLDLNRIGELSEWEVGEESVRLGASVPYTQIMENLRGELPGLALASHTVASPQIRNRGGVGGNLGTASPAGDAHPALLAAGAEVEAESVRGTRMIPIDAFYTGVKRNALAPDELIRAVHVKKADGPQQYSKVGTRNAMVIAVCAFGLALHPATRTVRTGIGSAAPTPVRAKTAEEFLNAALDEGGFWDNGRIITPSVAKQFADLCSAACNPIDDVRGTASYRRHAVGVMARRTLTWTWESYRGTAATEGVA; encoded by the coding sequence ATGGACTTCCTTCGCCCCGCCGGCTGGGAGGAGGCGCTCGCCGCGAAGGCCGAGCACCCCACCGCTGTGCCGATTGCGGGAGGCACCGATGTGATGGTCGAGATCAACTTCGACCACCGCCGGCCCGAGTACCTCCTCGACCTGAACCGCATCGGTGAGCTGAGCGAATGGGAGGTCGGTGAGGAGAGCGTGCGCCTGGGCGCCTCCGTCCCGTACACCCAGATCATGGAGAACCTGCGCGGCGAGCTGCCCGGCCTGGCCCTGGCCTCCCACACCGTGGCCTCCCCGCAGATCCGCAACCGCGGCGGCGTCGGCGGAAACCTCGGCACCGCGTCCCCGGCCGGTGACGCCCACCCGGCCCTGCTCGCCGCGGGCGCCGAGGTCGAGGCCGAGTCGGTACGCGGCACCCGGATGATCCCGATCGACGCGTTCTACACCGGGGTGAAGCGCAACGCGCTCGCCCCCGACGAGCTGATCAGGGCCGTCCACGTCAAGAAGGCCGACGGCCCGCAGCAGTACTCCAAGGTCGGCACCCGCAACGCGATGGTGATCGCGGTGTGCGCCTTCGGTCTGGCCCTGCACCCCGCGACCCGCACGGTGCGCACCGGCATCGGCTCCGCCGCGCCGACCCCGGTCCGCGCCAAGACCGCCGAGGAGTTCCTGAACGCGGCGCTCGACGAGGGCGGCTTCTGGGACAACGGCAGGATCATCACCCCGTCGGTCGCCAAGCAGTTCGCGGACCTGTGCTCCGCCGCCTGCAACCCGATCGACGACGTCCGGGGCACGGCGAGCTACCGCCGCCACGCGGTCGGCGTGATGGCCCGCCGCACCCTGACCTGGACCTGGGAGTCGTACCGCGGCACCGCCGCCACGGAGGGAGTCGCGTAA
- a CDS encoding (2Fe-2S)-binding protein produces the protein MRVNFTVNGRPQEADDVWEGESLLYVLRERLGLPGSKNACEQGECGSCTVRLDGVPVCSCLVAAGQAEGREVVTVEGLAQYAQQRSCGTGSCGTSLDEARRWGAKGHDSQTGEGTELSPIQQAFIDAGAVQCGFCTPGLLVAADEMLEHNPTPTDADIREALSGNLCRCTGYEKIMDAVRLAAARQSEAV, from the coding sequence ATGCGCGTCAATTTCACGGTCAACGGCCGTCCGCAGGAAGCCGACGACGTGTGGGAGGGCGAGTCCCTGCTGTACGTACTGCGGGAGCGACTGGGCCTGCCCGGCTCCAAGAACGCCTGCGAGCAGGGCGAGTGCGGTTCCTGCACCGTCCGCCTGGACGGCGTGCCGGTGTGTTCGTGCCTGGTGGCGGCCGGTCAGGCCGAGGGCCGCGAGGTCGTCACCGTCGAGGGGCTCGCGCAGTACGCCCAGCAGCGTTCCTGCGGGACGGGCTCGTGCGGGACGTCGCTGGACGAGGCCAGGCGCTGGGGCGCCAAGGGTCATGACTCGCAGACCGGCGAGGGCACCGAACTCTCCCCGATCCAGCAGGCGTTCATCGACGCCGGCGCCGTCCAGTGCGGGTTCTGCACCCCGGGCCTGCTGGTCGCCGCCGACGAGATGCTGGAGCACAACCCGACTCCGACCGACGCGGACATCCGCGAGGCGCTCTCCGGCAACCTCTGCCGCTGCACCGGTTACGAGAAGATCATGGACGCGGTCCGCCTCGCGGCCGCCCGGCAGTCCGAGGCGGTCTGA
- a CDS encoding xanthine dehydrogenase family protein molybdopterin-binding subunit: MGTTGTPTKITQGTESKGGIGESTLRPDGILKVTGEFAYSSDMWHEDMLWGQILRSPVAHAEIVSIDTSEALAQPGVYAVLTYDDLPTEVKTYGLEIQDTPVLAHGKVRHHGEPVAIVAADHPETARRAAAKIKVEYRELPVITDEASATAPGAILVHESRDDHHIGHVPHPNIVHRQPIVRGDAEAAAKKADFVVRGEYTFGMQDQAFLGPESGLAVPAEDGGVELYIATQWLHSDLKQIAPVLGLPEDKVRMTLSGVGGAFGGREDLSMQIHACLLALRTGKPVKIVYNRFESFFGHVHRHPAKLYYEHGATKDGKLTHMKARIVLDGGAYASASPAVVGNASSLGVGPYVVEDVDIEAIALYTNNPPCGAMRGFGAVQACFAYEAQMDKLADAVGMDRVAFRQLNAMEQGTLLPTGQPVDSPAPVAELLRRVKAMPLPPERQWESSEGADVRQLPGGLSNTTHGEGVVRGVGYAVGIKNVGFSEGFDDYSTARVRMEVVGGEPVATVHTAMAEVGQGGVTVHAQIARTELGVAQVTIHPADTQVGSAGSTSASRQTYVTGGAVRNSCELVREKVLERGRRKFGTYHPAWATAELLLEGGKVVTDAGEVLADLADVLEDEAVEIEAEWRHRPTEPFDLRTGQGFGHVQYSFAAHRAVVEVDTELGLVKVIELACAQDVGKALNPLSVVGQIQGGTTQGLGIAVMEEIIVDPVTAKVRNPSFTDYLIPTILDTPTIPVDVLELADDHAPYGLRGVGEAPTLSSTPAVLAAIRNATGLELNRTPVRPEHLTGK, encoded by the coding sequence ATGGGAACCACCGGCACACCCACCAAGATCACCCAGGGCACCGAGTCCAAAGGCGGCATCGGCGAGTCCACGCTCCGCCCGGACGGCATCCTCAAGGTCACCGGCGAGTTCGCGTACTCGTCCGACATGTGGCACGAGGACATGCTGTGGGGCCAGATCCTGCGCTCCCCGGTCGCCCACGCCGAGATCGTGTCGATCGACACCTCCGAGGCCCTCGCGCAGCCCGGCGTCTACGCGGTCCTGACGTACGACGACCTGCCCACCGAGGTGAAGACGTACGGCCTGGAGATCCAGGACACCCCGGTCCTCGCGCACGGCAAGGTCCGCCACCACGGCGAGCCGGTCGCGATCGTCGCCGCCGACCACCCGGAGACCGCGCGCCGCGCCGCCGCCAAGATCAAGGTGGAGTACAGGGAGCTGCCGGTCATCACGGACGAGGCGTCCGCGACCGCGCCCGGCGCGATCCTCGTCCACGAGAGCCGCGACGACCACCACATCGGGCACGTCCCGCACCCGAACATCGTGCACCGGCAGCCGATCGTCCGAGGCGACGCCGAAGCGGCCGCGAAGAAGGCCGACTTCGTCGTCAGGGGCGAGTACACCTTCGGCATGCAGGACCAGGCCTTCCTCGGCCCCGAGTCCGGCCTCGCGGTACCCGCCGAGGACGGCGGCGTCGAGCTGTACATCGCCACCCAGTGGCTGCACTCGGACCTCAAGCAGATCGCCCCCGTCCTCGGCCTGCCCGAGGACAAGGTCCGGATGACGCTCTCCGGCGTCGGCGGCGCCTTCGGCGGCCGCGAGGACCTGTCCATGCAGATCCACGCCTGCCTGCTGGCCCTGCGCACCGGCAAGCCCGTGAAGATCGTCTACAACCGCTTCGAGTCCTTCTTCGGACACGTCCACCGCCACCCCGCGAAGCTGTACTACGAGCACGGGGCGACCAAGGACGGCAAGCTCACGCACATGAAGGCCCGTATCGTGCTGGACGGCGGCGCGTACGCGTCCGCCTCCCCGGCGGTCGTCGGCAACGCCTCCTCACTGGGCGTCGGCCCGTACGTCGTCGAGGACGTCGACATCGAGGCCATCGCGCTCTACACCAACAACCCGCCCTGCGGAGCGATGCGCGGCTTCGGCGCGGTCCAGGCGTGCTTCGCGTACGAGGCCCAGATGGACAAGCTCGCGGACGCGGTCGGCATGGACCGGGTCGCCTTCCGGCAGCTCAACGCGATGGAGCAGGGCACCCTGCTGCCGACCGGACAGCCCGTCGACTCGCCGGCCCCGGTCGCCGAACTGCTGCGCCGCGTCAAGGCGATGCCGCTGCCGCCGGAGCGCCAGTGGGAGAGCTCCGAGGGGGCCGACGTTCGGCAGTTGCCGGGTGGCCTGTCCAACACCACGCACGGCGAGGGTGTCGTGCGCGGTGTCGGCTACGCCGTCGGCATCAAGAACGTCGGCTTCTCCGAGGGCTTCGACGACTACTCGACCGCCAGGGTCCGCATGGAGGTGGTGGGCGGCGAGCCGGTCGCGACCGTGCACACCGCGATGGCGGAGGTCGGCCAGGGCGGCGTCACCGTCCACGCGCAGATCGCCCGCACCGAGCTCGGCGTCGCGCAGGTGACCATCCACCCCGCCGACACCCAGGTGGGCAGCGCCGGTTCGACGTCCGCGTCGCGTCAGACGTACGTCACCGGCGGCGCCGTCAGGAACTCCTGCGAGCTGGTGCGCGAGAAGGTCCTGGAGAGGGGCCGCCGCAAGTTCGGCACGTACCACCCGGCGTGGGCGACGGCGGAACTGCTGCTGGAGGGCGGCAAGGTCGTCACCGACGCGGGCGAGGTGCTCGCCGATCTGGCGGACGTGCTGGAGGACGAGGCCGTCGAGATCGAGGCCGAGTGGCGGCACCGTCCGACGGAACCCTTCGACCTGCGCACCGGACAGGGCTTCGGCCATGTCCAGTACTCGTTCGCCGCGCACCGCGCCGTCGTCGAGGTCGACACCGAACTCGGCCTGGTCAAGGTCATCGAACTGGCCTGCGCCCAGGACGTCGGCAAGGCGCTCAACCCGCTGTCGGTGGTCGGCCAGATCCAGGGCGGCACCACCCAGGGCCTCGGCATCGCGGTCATGGAGGAGATCATCGTCGACCCCGTCACCGCGAAGGTGCGCAACCCCTCCTTCACGGACTACCTGATCCCCACGATCCTCGACACGCCGACCATCCCGGTCGACGTGCTCGAACTCGCCGACGACCACGCCCCGTACGGGCTCCGTGGCGTCGGCGAGGCCCCCACCCTGTCGTCGACCCCGGCCGTCCTCGCGGCGATCCGGAACGCGACGGGGCTGGAGCTCAACCGGACGCCGGTACGGCCCGAGCATCTCACCGGCAAGTAA
- a CDS encoding NCS2 family permease → MTHQSVEPRTVADDAGAGTRVPAGRSWLDRYFHISRRGSTVAREVRGGVTTFMAMAYILLLNPLILSGKDAAGNTLGQQALITATAFAAAFSTLLMGFVGKVPLALAAGLSVSGVLSSQVAPQMTWPQAMGMCVMYGAVIMLLVVTGLREMIMNAIPLALKHAITMGIGLFVALIGFYKAGFVHQGKATPVTLGATGELAGWPVLLFAATLLAIFMLQARGVPGAILIGIVGGTVLAVVLDTLGVIAPGQWASGAPELHGSAVSMPDFSLFGKVEFGGWGDVGAMTVGMIVFTLVLAGFFDAMATIIGVGTEAGLADAKGRMPGLSKALFIDGAGGAVGGVAGASGQTVFVESATGVGEGARTGLSSVVTGLFFAACLFFTPLTAIVPGEVAAAALVVIGAMMMMNARHVDWADRATAIPVFLTVVIMPFTYSITAGVAAGVLSYVAIKIAQGKAREIGAFMWGLTVIFLVFYALHPIESWMGVH, encoded by the coding sequence ATGACCCACCAGTCAGTGGAGCCCAGGACCGTCGCCGACGACGCGGGTGCGGGTACCCGCGTCCCGGCCGGACGGTCCTGGCTGGACCGCTACTTTCACATCAGCCGGCGGGGATCGACCGTCGCGCGCGAGGTGCGCGGCGGCGTCACCACCTTCATGGCGATGGCGTACATCCTCCTCCTCAACCCCCTGATCCTGTCCGGCAAGGACGCGGCGGGGAACACGCTCGGCCAGCAGGCACTGATCACCGCGACCGCGTTCGCCGCGGCCTTCAGCACCCTCCTGATGGGCTTCGTCGGCAAGGTGCCGCTCGCCCTCGCCGCCGGACTCTCCGTCTCCGGAGTGCTCTCCTCCCAGGTCGCCCCGCAGATGACCTGGCCGCAGGCCATGGGTATGTGCGTGATGTACGGCGCGGTCATCATGCTGCTCGTCGTCACCGGCCTGCGCGAGATGATCATGAACGCGATACCGCTCGCGCTGAAGCACGCGATCACCATGGGCATCGGCCTGTTCGTCGCGCTGATCGGCTTCTACAAGGCCGGCTTCGTGCACCAGGGCAAGGCCACCCCGGTCACCCTCGGTGCGACCGGGGAACTCGCAGGCTGGCCGGTGCTGCTCTTCGCGGCGACCCTGCTCGCCATCTTCATGCTCCAGGCGCGCGGCGTCCCCGGTGCCATCCTCATCGGCATCGTCGGCGGCACCGTACTGGCCGTGGTCCTCGACACCCTCGGCGTCATCGCTCCCGGGCAGTGGGCGAGCGGCGCCCCCGAACTGCACGGCAGCGCCGTCTCGATGCCGGACTTCTCGCTCTTCGGCAAGGTCGAGTTCGGCGGCTGGGGCGACGTGGGCGCGATGACGGTCGGCATGATCGTCTTCACTCTCGTCCTCGCCGGGTTCTTCGACGCCATGGCCACCATCATCGGGGTCGGCACGGAGGCCGGACTGGCCGACGCGAAGGGCCGGATGCCGGGCCTGTCCAAGGCGCTGTTCATCGACGGCGCGGGCGGAGCGGTCGGCGGCGTCGCCGGCGCCTCCGGCCAGACGGTGTTCGTCGAGTCCGCGACGGGGGTCGGCGAGGGCGCGCGCACCGGCCTCTCCTCCGTCGTCACCGGCCTGTTCTTCGCCGCCTGCCTCTTCTTCACCCCGCTGACGGCGATCGTCCCCGGCGAGGTCGCGGCGGCGGCGCTGGTCGTCATCGGCGCCATGATGATGATGAACGCCCGGCACGTCGACTGGGCCGACCGCGCCACGGCGATCCCGGTCTTCCTCACCGTCGTGATCATGCCGTTCACGTACTCCATCACCGCGGGCGTCGCGGCCGGAGTCCTCTCGTACGTCGCCATCAAGATCGCCCAGGGCAAGGCCCGGGAGATCGGGGCATTCATGTGGGGCCTGACGGTGATCTTCCTCGTCTTCTACGCCCTCCACCCCATCGAGAGCTGGATGGGCGTCCACTAG
- a CDS encoding XdhC/CoxI family protein, protein MLDIAEELHRWVGQGRDFAVATVVAVGGSAPRRPGAALAVDTDGTAVGSVSGGCVEGAVYELCRQALEDGETVLERFGYSDEDAFAVGLTCGGVIDILVTPVRAGGRAREVVTAALDAAVKGEAAALARIVSGPAELLGRALLVRPDGSYEGGLGAHPELDRTVVGEAGALLDAGRTGTLEIGEQGSRCGAPLTVLVESSVPPPRMIVFGAIDFASALVRIGKFLGYHVTVCDARPVFATAGRFPDADEIVVEWPHRYLERAQVDARTVLCVLTHDAKFDVPLLLLALRLPVAYVGAMGSRRTHLDRNERLREVGVTELELARLRSPIGLDLGARTPEETALSIASEIVAGRRGGSGVSLTGAHTPIHHDATPVPGRRVGSVA, encoded by the coding sequence ATGCTGGACATCGCCGAGGAGCTGCACCGGTGGGTCGGGCAGGGACGCGACTTCGCCGTCGCCACCGTGGTGGCCGTCGGCGGCAGCGCACCCCGCCGGCCCGGCGCCGCGCTCGCCGTCGACACCGACGGCACGGCGGTCGGGTCGGTGTCCGGCGGCTGCGTGGAGGGCGCGGTCTACGAACTGTGCCGGCAGGCGCTCGAGGACGGCGAGACCGTCCTGGAGCGCTTCGGCTACAGCGACGAGGACGCCTTCGCCGTCGGTCTGACGTGCGGCGGCGTGATCGACATCCTCGTCACCCCGGTACGGGCGGGCGGCCGGGCCCGGGAGGTGGTGACAGCCGCCCTGGACGCCGCCGTGAAGGGAGAGGCCGCGGCCCTCGCGCGGATCGTGAGCGGCCCCGCGGAACTGCTGGGGCGCGCGCTGCTCGTCCGCCCCGACGGCTCGTACGAGGGCGGCCTCGGCGCCCACCCGGAACTCGACCGGACCGTGGTCGGCGAGGCGGGCGCCCTCCTGGACGCGGGCCGCACCGGGACCCTGGAGATCGGTGAGCAGGGCTCTCGTTGCGGAGCACCGCTCACGGTTCTGGTGGAGTCCTCGGTGCCGCCGCCCCGGATGATCGTCTTCGGCGCGATCGACTTCGCGTCGGCGCTGGTCCGCATCGGCAAGTTCCTCGGCTACCACGTGACGGTCTGCGACGCCCGCCCGGTCTTCGCGACCGCCGGCCGCTTCCCGGACGCCGACGAGATCGTCGTGGAGTGGCCCCACCGATACCTGGAGCGCGCCCAGGTCGACGCACGGACCGTCCTGTGCGTCCTCACCCACGACGCCAAGTTCGACGTGCCCCTGCTCCTGCTCGCGCTGCGCCTGCCGGTCGCGTACGTCGGCGCGATGGGATCCCGGCGGACGCACCTGGACCGCAACGAGCGGCTGCGCGAGGTCGGCGTCACGGAGCTGGAGCTCGCCCGCCTCCGGTCGCCCATCGGCCTCGACCTGGGCGCCCGCACCCCCGAGGAGACGGCTCTGTCCATCGCCTCGGAGATCGTGGCCGGCAGGCGCGGCGGCAGCGGCGTCTCCCTCACCGGGGCGCACACGCCGATCCACCACGACGCGACGCCCGTTCCGGGCCGCCGGGTCGGGTCGGTCGCCTGA
- a CDS encoding SRPBCC family protein, giving the protein MVLFLLERVSPAPPAETWRRLTEWPRHAEVVPLTRVGVVTPPPTREGTVFVARSGVGPVAFDDPMEVVTWQPPRGLDAGRCRLVKHGTFVTGWAEIEVRPAAGGGSRVLWREDLRVRGLPGICDRPLAWAGRWMFGRAVDGLLREPVPRRPPEPPSP; this is encoded by the coding sequence GTGGTCCTCTTCCTGCTGGAACGCGTGTCCCCGGCTCCCCCCGCCGAGACCTGGCGCCGCCTCACCGAGTGGCCCCGCCACGCGGAGGTCGTGCCGCTGACCCGGGTCGGCGTGGTCACCCCGCCGCCGACGCGCGAGGGCACGGTGTTCGTCGCCCGGTCGGGGGTGGGGCCGGTGGCGTTCGACGACCCGATGGAGGTGGTGACGTGGCAGCCGCCCCGGGGACTTGACGCGGGGCGGTGCCGGCTGGTCAAGCACGGCACGTTCGTCACGGGGTGGGCCGAGATCGAGGTGCGTCCGGCGGCCGGCGGGGGTTCACGGGTGCTGTGGCGGGAGGATCTGCGCGTGCGGGGGCTGCCCGGGATCTGCGACCGCCCGCTGGCATGGGCGGGTCGGTGGATGTTCGGGCGGGCGGTGGACGGGCTGCTGCGCGAGCCCGTCCCGCGCCGGCCCCCGGAGCCGCCCTCGCCGTGA
- a CDS encoding DUF2278 family protein has translation MPVKAYGVLITRAVDARREGSTDTPHYQVHLTDDRGTHYRAAVNVRSQEEPSELLYLVADDLRHPVTGGLEGLASGWNSLPPGPGGPNLDFVRGNLFDPAAMRSLPPDAQGPDNDLADLLDHYVRRAVADPGARMYVFGERFGPEPAVRDKVFGFLPGNGVHDIHMNQGNSARFQGDDGVRQDGGLLLHFPAQSRWVGIFLAFQSQSWHTDDITGHTLPVDGSRPDPDAGPVRILAALVDPRGPAPESETVTLLNASPDPLDLTGWRLTDRLGHGCAVPSGPLAPGACLVVPLTDGVQLGNQGGVITLLDAHGLKVHGVSYTARQAGREGWTVVF, from the coding sequence ATGCCAGTGAAGGCCTACGGCGTACTGATCACCCGGGCGGTCGACGCCCGGCGCGAGGGCTCCACCGACACCCCGCACTACCAGGTCCACCTGACGGACGACCGGGGAACGCACTACCGGGCAGCGGTCAACGTGCGGTCCCAGGAGGAGCCCTCCGAGCTGCTGTACCTGGTCGCCGACGACCTCCGGCATCCGGTCACGGGGGGCCTGGAGGGCCTGGCGTCCGGCTGGAACAGCCTGCCGCCGGGGCCGGGCGGCCCGAACCTGGACTTCGTGCGCGGCAACCTCTTCGACCCGGCGGCGATGCGTTCGCTGCCCCCGGACGCGCAGGGCCCCGACAACGACCTGGCCGACCTGCTCGACCACTACGTCCGGCGCGCGGTGGCCGATCCGGGGGCCCGGATGTACGTGTTCGGCGAGCGCTTCGGGCCCGAGCCCGCCGTCCGCGACAAGGTGTTCGGCTTCCTGCCCGGAAACGGCGTCCACGACATCCATATGAACCAGGGCAACAGCGCGCGCTTCCAGGGCGACGACGGCGTCCGGCAGGACGGCGGGCTGCTCCTCCACTTCCCGGCACAGTCCCGGTGGGTCGGTATCTTCCTCGCCTTCCAGAGCCAGTCCTGGCACACCGACGACATCACCGGGCACACCCTCCCCGTGGACGGCTCCCGTCCCGATCCGGACGCCGGGCCGGTGCGCATCCTGGCGGCCCTGGTCGACCCGAGGGGGCCGGCCCCCGAGTCCGAGACGGTCACACTTCTCAACGCCTCGCCCGATCCGCTCGACCTCACCGGCTGGCGCCTGACCGACCGGCTCGGCCACGGCTGCGCGGTGCCGTCCGGCCCGCTGGCCCCCGGCGCGTGTCTGGTGGTTCCGCTCACGGACGGCGTCCAGCTGGGCAACCAGGGCGGCGTGATCACCCTGCTCGACGCGCACGGCCTCAAGGTCCACGGTGTCTCGTACACGGCCCGGCAGGCCGGGCGCGAGGGGTGGACCGTCGTCTTCTGA
- a CDS encoding polysaccharide deacetylase family protein, translated as MPFLTRKTKRSGLGFRSAAALVTAAALAVPLAGCTTVRATAPAAARAQTVSDGKAAGRFGTVDCREAKCIALTFDAGPSEHSARLLDILKEKKVPATFFLLGKRHIEKYPELVRRMAAEGHEVASHTWDHKILTRIKPDEIRAELRRPNDAIEKLTGRRPTLMRPPQGRTDDTVQKICREMGLSEVLWSVTAKDYKTFDPKVIQQRVLKQSTRDGIILLHDLYPGTVPAVPGIIDALKERGYVFVTVPQLLAPGKPKPGTVYRP; from the coding sequence ATGCCTTTTCTGACCAGGAAGACGAAGAGATCGGGCCTCGGGTTCCGTTCCGCGGCCGCCCTCGTGACGGCCGCCGCGCTCGCCGTGCCGCTGGCGGGGTGCACCACCGTCCGCGCCACCGCACCGGCGGCCGCCCGCGCGCAGACCGTGTCCGACGGCAAGGCGGCCGGCCGGTTCGGGACCGTGGACTGCCGTGAGGCCAAGTGCATCGCGCTGACCTTCGACGCCGGGCCGAGCGAGCACTCGGCCCGGCTGCTGGACATCCTCAAGGAGAAGAAGGTCCCGGCCACCTTCTTCCTGCTCGGCAAACGGCACATCGAGAAGTATCCGGAGCTGGTCCGGCGGATGGCCGCCGAGGGGCACGAGGTCGCCAGCCACACCTGGGACCACAAGATCCTTACGCGGATCAAACCCGACGAGATACGCGCGGAGCTGCGACGGCCCAACGACGCGATAGAGAAGCTCACCGGGCGCCGGCCCACGCTCATGCGGCCGCCGCAGGGACGGACCGACGACACCGTGCAGAAGATCTGCCGGGAGATGGGTCTCTCGGAGGTGCTGTGGAGCGTGACCGCCAAGGACTACAAGACGTTCGACCCCAAGGTGATACAGCAGCGTGTCCTCAAGCAGTCGACCCGGGACGGCATCATCCTGCTGCACGACCTCTACCCGGGCACCGTGCCCGCGGTGCCCGGGATCATCGACGCGCTCAAGGAGCGGGGGTACGTGTTCGTGACCGTGCCCCAGCTGCTGGCGCCCGGGAAGCCGAAGCCCGGCACGGTCTACCGACCCTGA